From the genome of Bordetella sp. H567, one region includes:
- a CDS encoding glycoside hydrolase family 15 protein: protein MAARIEDYALLGDGASAALVSRDGSIDWLCWPSFSGDALFAALLGHAANGCWRIAPRGEITTASRRYLPGTMVLETRLATAEGEAVLLDWMAWNTDHPLLLRRVRCTWGRVRLDFELQVCRDYGRHPAPGVSIAGKDIPAWSLDDEHLAWLQGAPEPPGEDGGLRAEFRLAAGSQRDFVLGCHPARLPAPAPVDASAVLRDTVHAWRRWQAKGNPQGPYAEVIQHSLMVLKTLGNVRSGGLIAAPTSSLPEQAGGSRNWDYRYCWIRDASFTMQALILGGYRDEAAAWRDWLVGAISTHPSQLRVLYDVSGGPAMKEWECPWLPGYGGSRPVRFGNGAAAQLQLDVYGEVLNALYVSRKHGLPPDADAWELEKRLVDHLGEIWREPDNGFWEVRGERRHFTTSKVMMWVAVDRAMRSAREFAKDAPLHAWHALAERIRGDVLEHGVDARRQLFTSSYGSTALDASLLIIPLSGFLPVADPRVANTIRALETHLMRDGLLYRYDPAIFQDGAPGHDHAFLACSLWLVQVRAMQGRRQEAQALYERILALRNDLGLLAEQYDPSEGRLWGNYPQALSHVALVNAAFMLQGDGPLGP from the coding sequence ATGGCCGCGCGCATCGAAGACTATGCATTGCTGGGCGATGGCGCCAGCGCGGCGCTGGTCTCGCGCGACGGATCCATCGACTGGCTGTGCTGGCCGAGCTTCAGCGGGGACGCCTTGTTCGCCGCGCTGCTCGGCCACGCGGCAAACGGCTGCTGGCGTATCGCGCCGCGCGGCGAGATCACGACGGCATCGCGACGCTACCTGCCGGGCACCATGGTGCTGGAAACACGCCTCGCCACCGCGGAAGGCGAGGCCGTCCTGCTGGACTGGATGGCCTGGAACACGGACCATCCCCTGCTGTTGCGGCGTGTACGCTGCACATGGGGCCGCGTGCGACTGGACTTCGAATTGCAGGTCTGCCGGGACTACGGCCGGCATCCCGCGCCCGGCGTCTCGATCGCGGGCAAGGATATCCCTGCATGGTCCCTGGACGATGAACACCTGGCCTGGCTCCAGGGCGCGCCGGAGCCGCCGGGCGAGGACGGCGGCCTGCGCGCGGAATTCCGGCTGGCCGCGGGCTCGCAGCGCGATTTCGTCCTGGGCTGCCACCCCGCGCGGTTGCCGGCGCCAGCCCCGGTGGACGCCAGCGCGGTCTTGCGCGACACCGTGCACGCATGGCGGCGCTGGCAGGCCAAGGGCAACCCACAAGGCCCTTATGCCGAAGTCATCCAGCATTCCTTGATGGTGCTCAAGACATTGGGCAACGTGCGCAGCGGCGGATTGATCGCCGCACCGACCAGTTCCCTGCCCGAGCAGGCCGGCGGATCGCGCAACTGGGACTATCGCTACTGCTGGATCCGCGATGCCAGCTTCACCATGCAAGCCCTTATCCTGGGAGGCTATCGCGACGAGGCGGCCGCATGGCGCGACTGGCTGGTCGGCGCCATATCCACGCATCCATCGCAACTGCGCGTCCTGTACGACGTCAGCGGCGGCCCGGCGATGAAGGAATGGGAATGTCCATGGTTGCCCGGCTACGGCGGCTCGCGTCCCGTGCGCTTTGGCAACGGTGCGGCGGCGCAACTACAGCTCGATGTCTACGGCGAAGTCCTGAACGCGCTGTACGTCAGCCGCAAGCATGGCCTGCCGCCGGACGCCGACGCGTGGGAACTTGAGAAGCGCCTGGTCGACCATCTCGGTGAGATCTGGCGCGAACCCGACAACGGATTCTGGGAAGTCCGTGGCGAACGCCGCCACTTCACGACATCGAAGGTCATGATGTGGGTCGCGGTCGATCGCGCGATGCGATCGGCGCGCGAGTTTGCCAAGGACGCGCCGTTGCACGCATGGCACGCGCTGGCCGAGCGCATCCGCGGCGACGTACTCGAACACGGGGTCGACGCCCGCCGCCAGCTATTCACGTCCAGCTACGGCAGCACGGCACTGGATGCGAGCCTGCTGATCATCCCATTGAGCGGTTTCCTGCCCGTGGCGGACCCGCGGGTGGCCAACACCATCCGCGCGCTGGAGACGCACTTGATGCGTGACGGGCTGCTGTATCGCTACGATCCGGCCATCTTCCAGGATGGCGCGCCCGGCCATGACCATGCCTTCCTCGCCTGCAGCCTCTGGCTGGTGCAGGTGCGCGCCATGCAGGGCCGGCGCCAGGAAGCGCAGGCGCTGTACGAGCGCATCCTGGCCCTGCGCAACGATCTCGGCCTGCTGGCGGAACAATATGACCCTTCCGAAGGCCGCCTGTGGGGCAATTACCCACAGGCGCTCTCCCACGTCGCGCTTGTCAACGCCGCGTTCATGCTGCAAGGGGATGGCCCCCTGGGCCCGTGA
- a CDS encoding SDR family oxidoreductase: protein MHHRKHAIQTVVITGASAGVGRATALEFARQGADIALLARDADALESAAQEVRELGVRALPIPVDVGDAKAVHRAAEQVEEELGPMDVWVNNAMLTVFSPLSKLTPEEYARVTEVTYLGQVYGTMAALRHMRPRDHGTIVQVGSALAYRSIPLQSAYCGAKHGVRGFTDSLRSELMHDRSRVHVTMVQMPALNTPQFDWAECHMPYAPQPVPPIFQPEVAARAIVWAARHRRRELYVGMPAIKAIIANKFFPGLLDRYLARTNYSAQQRKPLSSPPRMSNLWRPVPGLHSTHGSFDERAQGCSPALWGATHRTALVGAGLALGGLLWATLKKR from the coding sequence ATGCATCATCGCAAGCACGCTATCCAGACCGTGGTCATCACCGGCGCCAGCGCCGGCGTCGGCCGCGCGACCGCGCTGGAGTTCGCCCGCCAGGGCGCCGATATCGCGCTGCTGGCGCGCGACGCCGACGCGCTGGAATCCGCCGCACAGGAAGTCCGCGAGCTCGGCGTCCGTGCCCTGCCCATTCCGGTCGACGTGGGCGATGCCAAGGCGGTGCACCGCGCGGCGGAGCAGGTCGAGGAAGAACTCGGGCCCATGGACGTATGGGTGAACAACGCCATGCTGACGGTGTTCTCGCCCTTGTCCAAGCTGACGCCGGAGGAATATGCACGGGTCACGGAAGTCACCTACCTGGGCCAGGTATATGGCACGATGGCTGCCCTGCGACACATGCGGCCGCGCGACCACGGGACCATCGTGCAGGTCGGGTCCGCCCTGGCGTATCGCTCGATTCCCCTGCAATCGGCCTATTGCGGGGCCAAGCACGGCGTGCGCGGCTTTACGGATTCGCTGCGCAGCGAACTCATGCACGACCGCAGCCGCGTCCACGTCACGATGGTGCAGATGCCCGCGCTGAACACGCCGCAATTCGACTGGGCGGAGTGCCACATGCCCTATGCGCCCCAGCCGGTGCCGCCCATTTTCCAGCCGGAAGTCGCGGCGCGGGCCATCGTGTGGGCCGCGCGCCACCGGCGGCGCGAATTGTATGTGGGGATGCCGGCCATCAAGGCCATCATCGCCAACAAGTTCTTTCCCGGCCTGCTGGACAGGTACCTGGCGCGCACCAACTACTCGGCCCAGCAACGCAAGCCCCTCTCGTCACCGCCCCGCATGTCCAACCTGTGGCGGCCCGTACCGGGCCTGCACAGCACCCATGGTTCCTTCGACGAACGGGCACAGGGCTGCAGCCCGGCGCTATGGGGCGCCACGCACCGCACCGCCCTGGTGGGCGCCGGCCTGGCCCTGGGCGGCCTGCTTTGGGCGACGCTCAAAAAGCGCTGA
- a CDS encoding GMC family oxidoreductase, with protein MPMREYRNDEEVDFLIVGTGAGGGTLACRLAERGYTVVALDAGAWWRPLEEFASDETHQNKLFWTDERLCDGDNPLKLGNNNSGRAVGGSMVHFAMVSLRFRPEWFKSRTLLGYGADWPIDWREMWHYYAQVEDALKIAGPVTYPWGPKRPRYPYRAHQLNEAALILARGAEALGIDWSPTPLATLSAPRGQAHPCVYRGFCVSGCATNAKQSALVTWIPRAVKAGAEIRDLAMAGRIETDNAGRATGVSYFREGRWRFQKARNVVVAGYAIETPRLLLNSATSRFPHGLANSSGLVGKYLMAQSNQAVWGEMDKEVRAYKGPPSLAMTEHWNYTDKGKDFFGGYCYMSQGPLPVAWASTLNGRGLWGDALTRAMRRYNHQVGLKIVGEMLPQERNQVTLADEKDRYGLPIARVTYSWCDNDKRLIAHALDFMGKALDAAGARGIWNEMDDTAHLNGTARMGDRPENSVVNADCRSWDIPNLWVCDGSVFPTVGGVNPSLTIQAIACRTADRIAALAARGEL; from the coding sequence ATGCCCATGCGCGAATACCGCAACGACGAGGAGGTCGACTTCCTCATCGTGGGCACGGGCGCCGGCGGCGGCACGCTGGCCTGCCGGCTGGCCGAACGGGGCTACACCGTGGTGGCGCTGGACGCCGGCGCATGGTGGCGGCCGCTGGAGGAATTCGCCTCCGACGAGACGCACCAGAACAAGCTGTTCTGGACCGACGAGCGCCTGTGCGACGGCGACAACCCCCTGAAGCTCGGCAACAACAATAGCGGCAGGGCGGTGGGGGGCAGCATGGTGCATTTCGCCATGGTGTCGCTGCGCTTCCGGCCGGAATGGTTCAAGTCGCGCACCCTGCTCGGCTACGGCGCCGACTGGCCGATCGACTGGCGGGAGATGTGGCATTACTACGCGCAAGTGGAAGACGCACTGAAAATCGCCGGCCCCGTCACTTATCCCTGGGGTCCGAAGCGCCCGCGCTACCCGTATCGCGCCCATCAACTGAACGAGGCCGCGCTCATCCTGGCACGCGGCGCCGAAGCCCTGGGTATAGATTGGTCGCCTACACCGCTGGCTACCCTGTCCGCGCCGCGCGGGCAGGCGCACCCATGCGTCTACCGCGGCTTCTGCGTCTCCGGCTGCGCCACCAACGCCAAGCAAAGTGCGCTCGTCACCTGGATCCCGCGCGCCGTGAAGGCCGGCGCCGAGATCCGCGACCTGGCCATGGCCGGCCGCATCGAAACCGACAACGCCGGCCGCGCCACGGGTGTTTCCTACTTCCGCGAAGGCCGATGGCGGTTCCAGAAAGCCCGCAACGTGGTTGTAGCCGGCTATGCGATCGAAACGCCGCGACTGCTGCTGAACTCGGCCACCAGCCGCTTTCCCCACGGCCTGGCGAACAGTTCCGGCCTGGTGGGCAAGTACCTGATGGCGCAATCGAACCAGGCCGTCTGGGGCGAAATGGACAAGGAAGTCCGCGCCTACAAGGGGCCACCGTCGCTCGCCATGACGGAACATTGGAACTACACCGACAAGGGCAAGGATTTCTTCGGGGGCTATTGCTATATGAGCCAGGGTCCCCTGCCGGTGGCCTGGGCGTCCACCTTGAACGGACGCGGCTTGTGGGGCGATGCACTGACGCGCGCCATGCGCCGCTACAACCACCAGGTCGGCCTGAAGATCGTCGGCGAGATGCTGCCCCAGGAACGCAACCAGGTCACGCTGGCCGACGAAAAAGACCGCTACGGCCTGCCCATCGCGCGGGTCACCTACTCCTGGTGTGACAACGACAAGCGCCTGATCGCGCATGCCCTGGACTTCATGGGCAAGGCGCTGGATGCCGCCGGGGCGCGCGGCATCTGGAATGAAATGGACGACACGGCGCATCTGAACGGCACGGCCCGCATGGGCGACCGCCCCGAGAACAGCGTGGTGAACGCCGACTGCAGAAGCTGGGACATCCCCAATCTATGGGTCTGCGACGGTTCGGTCTTTCCGACGGTGGGCGGGGTGAACCCCTCCTTGACCATCCAGGCCATCGCCTGCCGCACCGCGGATCGCATCGCCGCGCTGGCGGCGAGGGGCGAACTGTAG
- a CDS encoding gluconate 2-dehydrogenase subunit 3 family protein — protein sequence MTARVDTLYPGYDVLRKRDTPSWDGITRRVIDERLAVRPQPRFFNDTEWLALQALCDCIVPQGDTQERVPLAALLDTKLHGTAPGDGYRDARLPPMREAWRRGLEALDAESRALHELPFASLPAEARNALLHRAQLGDLRSPAWRGMPSDLFFAERVLHDICGLYYAHPYAWSEIGFGGPANPRGYVRLVSDRRDPWEPRETRPGEEDRIRRENQGVR from the coding sequence ATGACGGCGCGCGTGGACACCCTGTATCCCGGCTACGACGTCCTGCGCAAACGGGACACGCCGTCGTGGGACGGCATCACGCGGCGGGTCATCGACGAGCGCCTGGCCGTACGGCCGCAGCCGCGCTTCTTCAACGACACGGAATGGCTGGCGCTGCAGGCCCTGTGCGACTGCATCGTGCCGCAAGGGGATACGCAGGAACGCGTGCCGCTGGCCGCGCTGCTCGATACCAAGCTGCACGGTACGGCACCGGGCGACGGCTATCGCGATGCGCGGCTACCGCCGATGCGCGAGGCATGGCGCCGCGGCCTGGAGGCGCTGGACGCCGAAAGCCGCGCCCTGCATGAGCTGCCCTTCGCCAGCCTGCCCGCTGAGGCCCGCAATGCCCTGCTGCATCGCGCGCAGCTGGGCGACCTGCGCAGCCCCGCCTGGCGCGGCATGCCGTCGGACCTGTTCTTCGCGGAACGCGTCCTTCACGACATCTGCGGCCTTTACTACGCCCATCCTTATGCCTGGAGCGAAATCGGCTTCGGCGGCCCCGCCAACCCGCGTGGCTACGTACGGCTGGTGTCCGATCGCCGCGACCCCTGGGAGCCGCGCGAAACGCGCCCTGGCGAGGAAGACCGCATACGCAGGGAGAACCAGGGTGTCCGATGA
- a CDS encoding carboxymuconolactone decarboxylase family protein, with product MPRLHTIALSEATGRAAELFAAVKGAIGKVPNSYVGIGGNSPVALEAVLNLEASLKKSSLSAADIEVVKLVVSQATGCDYCLAAHTLMGKKIGLSRDAILSLRQALPTGDARNDALATFTLRLLTTSGTVPAEAVAAVKEAGVTDAQIVDVTMAVASIMFTNLFNRINDTVLDFPAAD from the coding sequence ATGCCCCGCCTTCATACCATCGCCTTGTCCGAAGCCACCGGCCGCGCCGCGGAACTGTTCGCAGCCGTAAAAGGCGCGATAGGCAAAGTCCCGAACTCCTATGTCGGAATCGGCGGCAACAGCCCGGTTGCCCTGGAGGCGGTACTGAACCTGGAAGCCTCGTTGAAAAAGAGCAGCTTGAGTGCCGCCGACATCGAGGTCGTCAAATTGGTCGTTAGCCAGGCGACGGGTTGTGACTACTGCCTGGCGGCGCACACGCTGATGGGTAAAAAGATAGGCTTGAGCCGTGACGCGATCCTGTCGCTGCGCCAGGCCCTGCCCACGGGCGACGCGCGCAACGACGCCTTGGCCACGTTTACGCTGCGTCTGCTGACGACCAGCGGCACGGTGCCCGCCGAGGCGGTAGCGGCCGTCAAGGAGGCCGGGGTGACCGACGCGCAGATCGTCGATGTCACGATGGCCGTCGCGAGCATCATGTTCACCAACCTGTTCAACCGCATCAACGACACGGTGCTCGACTTTCCCGCCGCCGATTAA